TTCTGCCCATGACCTGTAAACTGCCGGCTGTGATGATTCGTCGTTATCGAGATTCATATAAAAATCTTATTGGGCCGAGGAGCAATTTCATCGGCCTGAATTGAAGCTAGTTATTACTCCTTATTCCGTGCAAATAGCGAAACTCCCAGCATACCTGTCAGGAGATTCAGTATGCCAAAAATGGGAATACCATACAGCAATTGCATTCCAATGGATGGATTCGCCTGCGAGGCCGCCTGATCGATCATCTGCTGTTTGGTTTCTTCAGGCATATCCATGGCCTCAAAGTTGGCGATGGTGCTTTCCATCATCTTTTGCTGCATATCGGGATCAAACAAAAGCCAGAGTTTATTTAAAACAATCCCTATAATTACCATCGCGAGTCCCGTTAAAAATCCGATCAGGGCTCCTTTTCCAAGTTTCATTGTTATCTGGTATTCGTTGGCATAGTGCCACACGGCAACCATACCCCCAAAGGCTCCCACCAGACAAACTACCAAACCAAAAAGCATGGTGGGTGAAAATAAGGATCCCGTGGGTTCGGCATTGATCTGCATGTATCCACTGATTAGCTGAAGTACGGTTGTTAATAGGCTGAAAATAACTGCAGCAATCCCGACCGAAGTCAGATAACTTGGTGGTGTACCGTTAGTTTGATTTGTCTGTTCCATACCGTATCCCTTTAATGTTTATTTTATTGATCCCAATGAATTCGTAACCGATAACTAAAACTGCTGAGAGTCCGACCAGGCCTCCCAAGGCAAATCTGGAAACAAGCGTATTTTGCCACATTCCAATAAAATTTCCAAATACATCTATGAAATTTATGAGTAAAACACCCATCAGCATCCAGCGTTTATAGCCATCCATACGTTCAAGGAGCTTCGGTATCATGGGAAATGAGAGCCAGCCTATAAATACGGTGCTGTAAATCCCAAAACAACGGCTGCAAACGGCCATCGGACTCCCGTTAATCCAAAAAGATCGCTGTGGATTCTGGTGACATAGTCCGGTAAACGCTTTATGTTGCCAGTGGTCAAACCAGATACCCGGCTGACTGAAAATACCTCCTCCCAGTGCTGTCAATACCAAGAAAGCAGTCAGAGACAGTACCAGTACATATAATTTTTTTTGTTCTAAATTGGCCCACATAACTACTGATTCTGAAACTCCGACAAACGATCCAGAAAATTTTCGGGAGCCCTGCATGGTTTTCTGTTTTCTTCTTTCATAAAACAGAGAACAACCTTTCCCAGTGCATGAGGATCTTCCGATCGATCGGTAAAAATTTCGTAGTAGGTTTCAAGTTTAACGGTTGGAACTGTAAAAAGATGCACCTTAATATCCATTAGTTCATCATAGTAAATAGGTGCTTTATAATCTATTTCGGTCCGTACAACCGGCAGCATCACCCCCTGTGCTTCCAGGGAGGAATACGGCATACCCAGTGAGCGGATCATCTCAGTT
This genomic interval from Halalkalibaculum roseum contains the following:
- a CDS encoding DUF4199 family protein; the encoded protein is MEQTNQTNGTPPSYLTSVGIAAVIFSLLTTVLQLISGYMQINAEPTGSLFSPTMLFGLVVCLVGAFGGMVAVWHYANEYQITMKLGKGALIGFLTGLAMVIIGIVLNKLWLLFDPDMQQKMMESTIANFEAMDMPEETKQQMIDQAASQANPSIGMQLLYGIPIFGILNLLTGMLGVSLFARNKE
- a CDS encoding DUF2085 domain-containing protein, with the protein product MWANLEQKKLYVLVLSLTAFLVLTALGGGIFSQPGIWFDHWQHKAFTGLCHQNPQRSFWINGSPMAVCSRCFGIYSTVFIGWLSFPMIPKLLERMDGYKRWMLMGVLLINFIDVFGNFIGMWQNTLVSRFALGGLVGLSAVLVIGYEFIGINKINIKGIRYGTDKSN
- a CDS encoding acyl-CoA thioesterase → MFPTGEPLYTYSHKLRSRYGETDQMGYVYYGRYLEYFEVARTEMIRSLGMPYSSLEAQGVMLPVVRTEIDYKAPIYYDELMDIKVHLFTVPTVKLETYYEIFTDRSEDPHALGKVVLCFMKEENRKPCRAPENFLDRLSEFQNQ